CCTGCTTGATTTGATCTTGTCCGGGGAGAGCGCTGAAAAAACTTTGACCCGCTGGGGCCGTCAAAACCGCTATGCAGGCTCAAAGGATCGCGCGGCAATTCGTGATTGGGTGTATGATGCTTTGCGCTGCCGGCGCTCTTACGCGGCTTTGGGCGGAGCGGAGACGGGCCGCGCGCTCTTGATCGCAGCCTTGCGACGGCAGAATTTGGATCCGCAGGATTATTTCACGGCAGAAGGCTATGCACCATCGCTGTTAGCGCCTGAAGAGGGCAAGGCCAAGGCGCATATTTCCGCCGCTGAGCAAGCCGATTTGCCGGATTGGTTATGGCCTATCTGGCAGCAGGATCTTGGGGAAGACGCCGCCCCGGTAGCGGAAAATTTGCGCGCGCGTGCGCCCGTGTTTTTGCGGGTGAACCTGGCCCTAGCCACCCGTGATGCTGCTGCAGAGGCTTTGCGCAAAGAGAAGATTTTTACCGCTCAACACGCCTTTGTTGAAACCGCGCTGCAGGTGTTAGAGGGCGCGCGCAAAATCAAAACCTCGCGGGCTTATGAAGCCGGTTTGGTAGAGTTGCAGGACGCGTCTAGCCAGGCGAGCATCACGGTGCTGCCGCGCGAAACCTCGGGCCCTGTGCTGGATTATTGCGCGGGAGGAGGCGGTAAAACGCTGGCCTTGGCCGCGTGGTTGAAACAACCAATTTTCGCCTTTGATAGTGCAGGTGAGCGCATGCGCGATCTGCCAAACCGGGCAGCGCGCGCGCAAGCTGAGGTGGTGCTGCTCGATCAGCCGCCAATTGCAGATGGCCCCGCTCAGATGCTTGTTTTTTGCGATATGCCCTGTTCTGGTAGCGGGGTCTGGCGCCGTGATCCCTCTGGGAAATGGACGTTAACGGCAGCGCGTCTGCGCGATTTACAAAACCTGCAAAGCGAAATTTTAGCGCAAGCCAGTGCTTTGGTGGCATCGGGTGGTTTGCTGCTTTATGCGACATGTTCCGTATTAAAGCGCGAAAACAGCGATCAAATCGAAAGCTTTATTGCGGGGAA
The sequence above is drawn from the Rhodobacteraceae bacterium IMCC1335 genome and encodes:
- a CDS encoding RsmB/NOP family class I SAM-dependent RNA methyltransferase, which translates into the protein MTPAARVQAAITLLDLILSGESAEKTLTRWGRQNRYAGSKDRAAIRDWVYDALRCRRSYAALGGAETGRALLIAALRRQNLDPQDYFTAEGYAPSLLAPEEGKAKAHISAAEQADLPDWLWPIWQQDLGEDAAPVAENLRARAPVFLRVNLALATRDAAAEALRKEKIFTAQHAFVETALQVLEGARKIKTSRAYEAGLVELQDASSQASITVLPRETSGPVLDYCAGGGGKTLALAAWLKQPIFAFDSAGERMRDLPNRAARAQAEVVLLDQPPIADGPAQMLVFCDMPCSGSGVWRRDPSGKWTLTAARLRDLQNLQSEILAQASALVASGGLLLYATCSVLKRENSDQIESFIAGNPSWSCRDSKQFLPSNQGDGFYYAVLKKD